A region from the Wansuia hejianensis genome encodes:
- the malQ gene encoding 4-alpha-glucanotransferase, which yields MRSSGILLPVSSLPTRYGIGGFSREAYEFVDQLERAGQRNWQILPLGPTGYGDSPYQSFSTFAGNPYYISLDLLREEGLLTDEECREADCGEEPGTVNYGKIYQTRFQVLRKAFGRFRETEEYQRFAEENGYWLEDYCLYMAIKRQQQEKCWNEWPEDLKNRRPEALEAKRGELNEKISFYRFQQYEFSRQWRKLKGYANGKGIRIIGDIPIYVALDSADAWAGPGLFQFDRENLPVAVAGCPPDAFSAKGQLWGNPLYRWDYHRETGFEWWVRRMRYCFQLYDVVRVDHFRGFDAYYSIPYGDQTAENGHWEQGPGMELFRVLKEKLGPVSIIAEDLGFLTESVLQLVRETGYPGMKVLEFAFDSREESDYLPHNYSHNCVVYTGTHDNNTIAGWYEEMSPGDREFSREYMNNRKSSPEEIPWDFIRLALASVADLAVIPLQDYLGLGKEARFNYPSTLGNNWRWRLLPGELTEELLQKIRHVTELYGRA from the coding sequence ATGAGATCAAGTGGCATATTATTACCCGTATCATCACTGCCGACGAGATACGGGATCGGAGGTTTTTCGAGAGAAGCGTATGAGTTTGTGGACCAGCTGGAGCGGGCAGGCCAGAGGAACTGGCAGATACTTCCGCTGGGCCCTACCGGTTATGGGGATTCGCCGTATCAGTCATTTTCAACATTTGCCGGCAATCCGTATTACATCTCGCTGGATCTTCTGAGAGAGGAAGGGCTGCTGACTGATGAGGAATGCAGAGAAGCAGACTGCGGCGAGGAGCCTGGAACTGTGAATTACGGAAAAATCTATCAGACACGTTTTCAAGTGCTGCGGAAGGCCTTCGGACGCTTCCGGGAGACGGAGGAATATCAGCGGTTTGCAGAAGAGAATGGTTACTGGCTGGAGGATTACTGCCTGTATATGGCTATTAAGCGCCAGCAGCAGGAGAAATGCTGGAACGAATGGCCGGAGGATTTAAAGAACCGGCGGCCAGAGGCATTGGAGGCCAAACGGGGAGAGCTGAATGAGAAAATCTCATTTTACCGCTTTCAGCAGTATGAATTCAGCCGCCAATGGAGAAAATTAAAAGGATATGCGAATGGGAAAGGAATCCGGATCATCGGGGATATTCCGATCTATGTGGCGCTGGACAGCGCGGACGCCTGGGCCGGACCCGGCCTGTTCCAATTTGACAGGGAGAATCTTCCGGTCGCCGTCGCGGGCTGCCCTCCGGATGCTTTTTCGGCAAAGGGGCAGCTGTGGGGGAATCCCCTGTATCGCTGGGACTATCACAGAGAGACGGGTTTCGAGTGGTGGGTCCGGCGGATGAGATACTGCTTTCAGCTGTATGATGTCGTGCGTGTGGATCATTTCAGAGGGTTTGATGCCTACTATTCCATCCCCTATGGGGATCAGACAGCAGAGAACGGCCACTGGGAGCAAGGTCCGGGCATGGAGCTGTTCCGCGTTCTGAAGGAAAAGCTGGGGCCGGTCAGCATCATCGCAGAGGATCTGGGATTCTTGACGGAGAGCGTTTTACAGTTAGTGCGCGAGACAGGCTATCCGGGCATGAAGGTGCTGGAGTTTGCTTTTGATTCCAGGGAAGAGAGTGATTATCTTCCCCACAACTATTCCCACAACTGTGTGGTGTATACAGGAACGCATGATAATAACACTATTGCAGGGTGGTATGAAGAAATGAGTCCCGGAGACCGGGAATTTTCCAGGGAATATATGAACAACAGGAAAAGCAGTCCGGAAGAGATCCCGTGGGATTTTATCCGGCTGGCGCTGGCGAGCGTGGCTGATCTTGCGGTGATTCCTCTTCAGGATTATCTGGGGCTGGGTAAAGAGGCGCGTTTCAATTACCCCTCTACCCTGGGGAATAACTGGAGATGGAGGCTGCTGCCCGGCGAGCTGACGGAAGAGCTGCTGCAGAAGATCAGGCATGTGACAGAGCTGTACGGAAGGGCGTAG
- a CDS encoding sensor histidine kinase: MRKRILKNTALLVVLSIILTFLVMEFVMYNRMYDQMRLRVEDECEYLQTSINDMGPEYLDEHVSRISTSRITLIDTDGSVLFESEEPADELGNHSKRPEVLEAMKDGVGHDGRLSQTLSKQTYYYALRLDNGMVIRVANTMDSVWKTLFSGLGIAVTLMVVLTVLALICVRIMTNRIVAPINRLDLEHPLDNENEAYEEISPLLGRIYRQNQQIASQMELLKQNQEEYLAITEYMKDGLIVTNRTVVLSINRAAQKLFDVKLEECINHDIVTVSRNEVLKEALQEALRGNSNEKLLKLGGRVYQLLANPVRVSEQVSGAVILVLDVTEKQEAEKMRREFSANVSHELKTPLMSISGYAEIIENGMVRQEDIQNFAGRIHTEASRLSALVEDIIRLSRLDEAGEDELPMEPTDLYEICEDVRSHLSKSAADQKVTFGFRGVRAEITGVRQVLYEMVYNLCDNAIKYNRPGGRADLILDVVNGRPKITVKDNGIGIAKEDIDRIFERFYRVDKSHSRETGGTGLGLSIVKHGAILHNAKVTVDSEPGKGTDIEIVFN, encoded by the coding sequence ATGAGAAAACGGATTTTAAAAAATACGGCCTTGCTGGTGGTGCTTTCGATTATACTGACGTTTCTGGTCATGGAGTTTGTGATGTATAACCGGATGTACGATCAGATGAGGCTGCGGGTGGAGGATGAATGTGAATACCTCCAGACCTCTATCAATGATATGGGACCTGAATACCTGGATGAGCACGTCTCCCGTATTTCCACCAGCAGAATCACGCTGATTGATACGGACGGCAGCGTGCTTTTTGAATCAGAGGAACCGGCTGATGAGCTGGGCAACCACAGCAAGAGGCCGGAGGTGCTGGAGGCCATGAAGGATGGCGTGGGACATGACGGGCGCCTTTCCCAGACGCTGTCAAAGCAGACCTATTATTACGCGCTGCGGCTGGATAACGGGATGGTGATCCGGGTGGCGAATACCATGGACAGCGTGTGGAAAACGCTGTTTTCCGGCCTGGGGATCGCGGTCACGCTGATGGTGGTACTGACGGTACTGGCACTGATCTGTGTGCGCATCATGACTAACCGGATTGTGGCGCCTATCAACCGTCTGGACCTGGAGCATCCGCTGGACAATGAAAACGAAGCTTATGAAGAGATCAGCCCGCTGTTGGGCAGGATCTATCGGCAGAACCAGCAGATTGCCAGCCAGATGGAGCTGCTGAAGCAGAACCAGGAGGAATATCTGGCGATCACAGAATATATGAAAGACGGCCTGATTGTGACTAACCGGACCGTAGTGCTGTCCATAAACCGGGCAGCCCAGAAATTATTTGATGTGAAGCTGGAAGAGTGTATCAATCACGATATCGTGACGGTGAGCCGGAACGAGGTGCTGAAAGAGGCCCTTCAGGAAGCGCTCCGCGGCAATTCCAATGAAAAGCTGCTGAAGCTGGGCGGCAGAGTCTACCAGCTGCTGGCGAATCCTGTCCGGGTGTCCGAACAGGTATCCGGAGCCGTGATCCTGGTGCTGGATGTGACAGAAAAACAGGAGGCGGAGAAAATGCGGAGGGAATTCTCAGCCAACGTATCCCACGAGCTGAAGACGCCTCTGATGTCTATTTCCGGCTATGCCGAAATCATCGAAAATGGGATGGTCCGTCAGGAAGATATCCAGAATTTTGCAGGCAGAATCCATACAGAAGCCAGCCGCCTGTCTGCCCTTGTGGAAGACATCATCCGCCTGTCGCGGCTGGACGAGGCCGGAGAAGATGAGCTGCCGATGGAACCCACGGATCTGTACGAGATCTGTGAAGACGTCCGGAGCCATCTGTCCAAGAGCGCTGCGGATCAGAAGGTAACATTTGGTTTCAGGGGCGTTCGTGCGGAAATCACGGGAGTGCGTCAGGTGCTCTATGAAATGGTCTATAACCTCTGTGACAACGCCATTAAATACAACAGGCCCGGCGGCCGGGCAGACCTGATCCTGGATGTGGTGAACGGAAGGCCTAAAATCACTGTGAAGGATAACGGGATCGGAATCGCCAAAGAAGATATAGACAGGATTTTTGAACGGTTCTACCGGGTGGATAAAAGCCATTCACGGGAAACTGGCGGAACCGGGCTGGGGCTGTCAATCGTTAAACACGGTGCTATCCTTCACAATGCAAAAGTGACCGTAGACAGTGAACCAGGCAAGGGGACAGACATAGAGATTGTATTCAACTGA
- a CDS encoding winged helix-turn-helix domain-containing protein translates to MIYCVEDERNIRELIVYTLESSGLRAKGLESGAELFEELSSHQASLILLDIMLPGEDGLEILSRLKASEVTKDIPVIMVTAKGAEYDKVRGLDCGADDYITKPFGMMEFIARVRAVLRRTGKEDKNNATLQVNDLQVLVQQHQVIADGQKVTLTLKEFELLRFLMENQGIVLSRDRLLGHVWGYDFDGETRTVDVHIRTLRQKLGSCGEYIETVRGVGYRIGG, encoded by the coding sequence ATGATTTATTGTGTGGAGGATGAGAGAAATATCCGGGAATTAATCGTATATACCCTGGAATCCAGCGGCTTGCGGGCCAAAGGGCTGGAGAGCGGGGCGGAACTCTTTGAGGAGCTCTCCTCGCACCAGGCATCTCTGATACTGCTGGACATCATGTTGCCGGGAGAGGATGGGCTGGAAATACTGAGCCGTCTTAAAGCTTCGGAGGTGACGAAGGATATTCCTGTGATCATGGTAACTGCCAAAGGCGCAGAATATGATAAAGTACGGGGACTGGACTGCGGGGCGGACGATTACATAACGAAGCCGTTCGGCATGATGGAATTCATTGCGAGAGTCCGGGCGGTGCTCCGGCGGACCGGAAAAGAGGACAAGAATAATGCGACGCTGCAGGTCAATGACCTGCAGGTTCTGGTGCAGCAGCATCAGGTGATTGCGGACGGACAGAAGGTGACGCTGACCCTTAAGGAATTTGAGCTTTTGAGATTCCTGATGGAAAACCAGGGAATCGTGCTTTCCAGAGACCGCCTGCTGGGCCATGTGTGGGGCTATGATTTTGACGGGGAAACCCGGACGGTTGATGTTCACATACGGACCCTGAGGCAGAAGCTGGGCTCCTGCGGCGAGTACATCGAGACGGTCCGCGGGGTCGGATACCGGATAGGAGGATAA
- the phoU gene encoding phosphate signaling complex protein PhoU: MRNKFDRQLEKLHTELIEMGALCEKVIGETYKALMSEDITAAQTIMKEDNAIDLKERDIESLCLKLLLQQQPVAGDLRKISAALKMITDMERIGDQAADIAEIVQTTGSLKAPAQTVRIGEMAKATRKMVTDSIDAYVKQDLEIAREVINYDDVVDRLFDEIRDDLAHGIGKGVANPEQTMDLLMIAKYFERIGDHATNIAEWVEFSITGQHRGE, from the coding sequence ATGAGAAATAAATTTGACAGGCAGCTAGAGAAACTTCACACGGAACTGATCGAGATGGGAGCGCTCTGTGAAAAGGTGATCGGTGAAACCTATAAGGCATTGATGAGCGAGGATATTACCGCGGCGCAGACCATCATGAAGGAGGACAATGCCATTGACCTGAAGGAAAGAGATATAGAGAGCCTGTGCCTGAAGCTTCTCCTGCAGCAGCAGCCGGTTGCCGGCGACCTGAGGAAGATATCGGCGGCGCTGAAGATGATCACTGATATGGAACGGATTGGCGACCAGGCGGCGGATATCGCGGAGATCGTACAGACGACGGGGAGCCTTAAAGCGCCGGCGCAGACCGTCCGGATTGGTGAAATGGCAAAGGCAACCAGGAAAATGGTCACGGACAGCATTGACGCCTATGTAAAGCAGGATCTGGAGATTGCCAGGGAAGTGATCAATTATGATGACGTTGTGGACCGCCTGTTCGATGAGATCAGAGACGACCTCGCTCACGGGATCGGCAAAGGAGTGGCCAACCCGGAACAGACCATGGATCTGCTGATGATCGCCAAATATTTTGAACGGATCGGAGACCACGCCACGAATATTGCTGAGTGGGTGGAATTTTCAATAACAGGACAGCACAGAGGAGAATAG
- the pstB gene encoding phosphate ABC transporter ATP-binding protein PstB, translating to MDKITIENMNLYYGDFHALKDVNLKIPEKEITAFIGPSGCGKSTLLKSINRMNDLVDGCKITGKLMLENLDVYGKNTDVNMLRKRVGMVFQKANPFPMSIYDNVAYGPKTHGVHSKAKLDEIVEQSLRQAAIWDEVKDRLKNSALGMSGGQQQRLCIARALAVQPEVLLMDESTSALDPISTSKIEDLVAELKKDYTIVMVTHNMQQAARISDNTVFFLLGEVIEQNKTEELFSMPKDKRTEDYITGRFG from the coding sequence ATGGATAAAATTACGATAGAAAATATGAATCTTTATTATGGAGATTTCCATGCTTTAAAGGATGTAAACCTGAAAATCCCCGAAAAAGAGATTACGGCGTTCATTGGTCCTTCCGGATGCGGAAAATCAACGCTGCTGAAATCCATTAACCGGATGAACGATCTGGTAGACGGGTGCAAAATAACCGGGAAGCTGATGCTTGAGAACCTGGATGTGTATGGAAAAAATACGGATGTAAATATGCTGAGAAAGCGCGTGGGAATGGTGTTCCAGAAGGCCAACCCCTTTCCGATGAGCATCTATGACAACGTGGCTTACGGACCTAAGACTCATGGAGTACATTCCAAGGCGAAGCTGGATGAAATTGTAGAACAGTCTTTGCGCCAGGCCGCGATCTGGGATGAAGTGAAGGACCGGTTGAAGAACAGCGCATTGGGAATGTCCGGAGGACAGCAGCAGCGGCTCTGCATCGCGAGGGCTCTGGCTGTGCAGCCGGAGGTTCTGCTGATGGATGAATCCACATCAGCCCTGGACCCTATATCCACATCAAAGATAGAAGATCTTGTGGCTGAGCTGAAAAAAGATTATACTATTGTCATGGTCACGCATAACATGCAGCAAGCCGCGAGAATCTCTGATAATACTGTGTTTTTCCTGCTGGGAGAAGTGATTGAGCAGAATAAGACAGAAGAACTTTTCTCCATGCCGAAGGATAAGAGGACAGAAGACTATATTACAGGGAGGTTTGGTTAA
- the pstA gene encoding phosphate ABC transporter permease PstA, which translates to MAAVKKPITVVYKKSILSSVLTAATWAASLLAIAVLIFLVAFILIKGVGNITPDLFALEYSSENSSVLPAIVNTLEMTVISLLIAVPIGVFAAIFLVEYANNTGRIVGIIRITAETLSGIPSIVYGLFGLLFFATTLHWGYSMLSGAFTLAIMILPLIMRTSEEALKSVPVAYREASFGLGAGKLRTIFKIVIPAAMPGILSGIILATGRVVGETAALIYTAGSVAKYASPMESGRTLAVHMYVLSTEGLHMDKAFATAVILLVMVLLINAVSGYFAKKLTKGQ; encoded by the coding sequence ATGGCGGCTGTGAAGAAGCCAATAACAGTCGTTTATAAAAAGAGCATTCTCTCTTCAGTCCTGACAGCAGCCACCTGGGCGGCCTCCCTTCTGGCGATTGCCGTACTGATATTCTTAGTCGCATTTATTCTGATTAAGGGTGTCGGCAACATAACCCCGGACCTCTTTGCGCTGGAATATAGCAGTGAAAACAGCTCCGTGCTGCCCGCGATTGTAAACACACTGGAGATGACCGTGATCTCCCTGCTGATCGCCGTACCGATTGGTGTGTTTGCAGCCATTTTCCTGGTAGAATATGCCAACAACACTGGCAGGATCGTAGGAATCATTCGGATCACGGCTGAAACCCTTTCAGGCATTCCCTCTATCGTGTACGGCCTTTTCGGACTGCTGTTTTTTGCAACTACGCTGCATTGGGGGTATTCCATGCTGTCAGGCGCGTTTACGCTGGCAATTATGATCCTTCCGTTGATCATGCGTACCTCGGAGGAGGCCCTGAAGTCTGTGCCGGTGGCCTATAGAGAAGCCAGCTTTGGCCTTGGGGCCGGCAAGCTCCGGACTATTTTCAAAATTGTTATTCCGGCTGCAATGCCGGGGATTTTGTCCGGCATCATTCTGGCTACGGGCCGGGTGGTAGGCGAGACGGCGGCCCTGATATACACGGCGGGAAGTGTGGCTAAATATGCTTCGCCCATGGAATCCGGGCGTACCTTGGCGGTGCATATGTATGTGCTTTCCACGGAAGGGCTGCATATGGATAAAGCTTTCGCGACAGCAGTGATCCTGCTGGTCATGGTGCTTTTGATCAATGCGGTGTCCGGCTACTTTGCCAAAAAGCTTACGAAAGGACAATAG
- the pstC gene encoding phosphate ABC transporter permease subunit PstC: protein MKSRAKLKETGMKIVFLIAACVSVFAVVLICVFLFANGIPAMREIGIFDFLLGETWKPGNNIYGILPFILGSLYVTAGAIVLGVPIAILTSIFMAFYCPKKLYGPLKSGINLMAGVPSVVYGFFGLVLMVPAVKQIFNLRSGSTMLTASILLAIMILPTVVGVVEPALQSVPDSYYEGALALGATHSKSVFFTVVPAAKSGVVAGLVLGIGRAIGETMAVIMVAGNHVWMPKGLTEGVRTLTSNIVMEMGYASGLHREALIATGVVLFVFILIINLSVSLLNRRKAHE, encoded by the coding sequence ATGAAATCAAGAGCGAAGTTGAAAGAAACAGGAATGAAGATAGTCTTTCTGATCGCTGCCTGTGTCTCTGTATTCGCAGTAGTCCTGATCTGTGTATTCCTGTTTGCCAACGGCATTCCAGCCATGCGCGAAATTGGCATTTTTGATTTCCTGCTGGGAGAGACCTGGAAACCGGGCAATAACATTTACGGGATTCTGCCTTTTATCCTGGGCAGCCTGTATGTGACTGCGGGAGCGATAGTTCTGGGTGTTCCGATCGCCATATTGACCTCCATATTTATGGCTTTCTATTGCCCCAAAAAGCTATACGGACCGTTGAAATCCGGGATCAATCTGATGGCCGGCGTGCCTTCCGTCGTATATGGATTTTTTGGACTGGTGCTGATGGTTCCGGCGGTAAAACAGATTTTTAACCTCAGGAGCGGAAGCACCATGCTGACGGCTTCTATACTGCTGGCAATCATGATATTGCCGACAGTAGTCGGCGTGGTGGAGCCTGCGCTGCAGAGTGTGCCGGACAGCTATTATGAAGGAGCGCTTGCCCTGGGGGCGACTCATTCTAAGAGTGTGTTTTTTACGGTGGTCCCGGCTGCCAAGTCGGGCGTAGTCGCCGGGCTGGTGCTGGGCATCGGCCGCGCCATCGGGGAGACTATGGCGGTGATCATGGTAGCAGGCAACCATGTCTGGATGCCCAAAGGGCTGACAGAAGGAGTCAGGACGCTGACTTCTAATATTGTTATGGAGATGGGATATGCGTCCGGCCTGCACAGAGAAGCCCTGATTGCCACAGGCGTAGTCCTCTTCGTGTTTATCCTGATCATTAACCTTTCGGTATCCTTACTGAACAGGAGGAAAGCCCATGAATAA
- a CDS encoding substrate-binding domain-containing protein — protein sequence MKKGIAMFMALTVAAGLLVGCGSNSNSGSGEGSNSSSTAAEAASTPEANTEAKSESKGTNSTAAAEGPINVVSREDGSGTRGAFIELFGIEEKNDAGEKVDMTTEAAQITNNTSVMMTTVAGDTSSIGYISLGSLNDTVKAVKIDGAEASVDNVKAGEYKVTRPFNIVTKDGLSESAQDFVDYILSTEGQAVVEEAGYIPLDGTEAYSGKAGSDKVVVAGSSSVTPVMEKLAEAYKKLNPDANIEVQQSDSTTGVTSTVDGLCDIGMASRELKEEETSQGVTATVIATDGIAVIVNNDNPTEELTSDQVKDIFTGAVTDWSELQ from the coding sequence ATGAAAAAAGGTATTGCAATGTTTATGGCACTGACTGTTGCGGCTGGTCTGCTGGTGGGCTGCGGCAGCAATTCTAATTCTGGTTCGGGCGAAGGAAGTAATTCTTCTTCAACGGCCGCAGAAGCTGCTTCAACTCCTGAGGCGAATACAGAGGCGAAGAGTGAGAGCAAAGGAACGAACAGCACTGCAGCGGCGGAGGGGCCGATTAATGTTGTATCCCGTGAGGACGGTTCCGGTACAAGAGGCGCTTTTATCGAGCTGTTTGGGATTGAAGAGAAGAATGATGCGGGCGAGAAAGTAGATATGACTACAGAGGCTGCCCAGATCACCAATAACACCTCAGTTATGATGACAACCGTAGCGGGCGACACTTCATCCATCGGTTATATCTCTCTGGGATCTCTGAATGATACCGTTAAGGCGGTTAAGATCGACGGGGCGGAAGCGAGCGTGGATAATGTCAAGGCAGGCGAATATAAGGTGACGAGACCGTTCAATATCGTGACCAAAGACGGTCTGAGTGAGTCCGCACAGGATTTTGTGGACTACATCCTGAGCACTGAGGGACAGGCAGTAGTGGAAGAAGCAGGTTATATTCCGCTTGACGGAACAGAGGCTTACAGCGGAAAAGCCGGAAGTGACAAGGTTGTGGTTGCAGGTTCATCCTCAGTAACTCCGGTAATGGAAAAGCTGGCTGAGGCGTACAAGAAACTGAATCCGGACGCAAACATCGAAGTACAGCAGTCTGATTCTACCACTGGTGTTACCTCGACTGTTGACGGGCTGTGCGATATCGGTATGGCTTCCCGTGAGCTGAAAGAGGAAGAAACCAGCCAGGGCGTAACGGCGACTGTAATCGCAACGGACGGCATAGCGGTAATTGTCAACAATGACAATCCAACGGAGGAGTTAACCAGTGACCAGGTAAAAGATATCTTTACCGGAGCAGTCACCGATTGGTCTGAACTTCAGTAA